One Staphylococcus simiae genomic region harbors:
- a CDS encoding nitrate reductase subunit alpha: MGKFGLNFFKPTEKFNGNWSVLESKSREWEKMYRERWSHDKEVRTTHGVNCTGSCSWKVFVKNGVITWENQQVDYPSCGPDMPEYEPRGCPRGASFSWYEYSPLRVKYPYIRGKLLDLWNEALEEQNGDRIAAWASIVENEDKAKQYKQARGMGGHVRSTWKDVTEIIAAQLLYTIKKDGPDRIAGFTPIPAMSMISYAAGARFINLLGGEMLSFYDWYADLPPASPQIWGEQTDVPESSDWYNSSYIIMWGSNVPLTRTPDAHFMTEVRYKGAKVISVAPDYAENVKFADNWLAPNPGSDAAIAQGMTHVILQEHYVNKPNERFINYAKQYTDMPFVIMLDEDENGYKAGRFLRASDLGQETEQSEWKPVIYDTISESLVVPNGTMGQRWEEGKKWNLKLETEDGSKINPTLSMADGEYDLQTIQFPYFDSFGDGIFERPIPTRTLTLADGKEVQVTTIFDLMASQYGVRRFNHELEAKGYDDAESKYTPGWQETISGVKASLVTQVGKEFAQNAIDTEGRSMIIMGAGINHWFNSDTIYRAILNLVMLCGCQGVNGGGWAHYVGQEKCRPIEGWNTISFAKDWQGPPRLQNGTSWFYFATDQWKYEESNVDKLKSPLANELKHQHPADYNVLAARLGWLPSYPQFNKNSLLFAEEAKDEGIESNEDILKRAIEEVKTKQTQFSIEDPDLRKNHPKSLFIWRSNLISSSAKGQEYFMKHLLGTKSGLLASPNEDDKPEEIQWREETTGKLDLMVSLDFRMTATPLYSDIVLPAATWYEKHDLSSTDMHPFVHPFNPAIDPLWESRSDWDIFKTLAKSVSEMAKDYLPGTFKDVVTTPLSHDSKQEISTPYGIVKDWSKGEVEAVPGRTMPNFAIVERDFTKIYDKYVTLGPKLETDKLGAHGVSFGVSEQYEELKSMLGTWGDTNEDSVRTDHPRIDTARNVADAMLNLSSATNGKLSQKSYGDLEEQTGMELKDISSERAAEKITFLNITSQPREVIPTAVFPGSNKQGRRYSPFTTNVERLVPFRTLTGRQSYYVDHEVFQQFGESLPVYKPTLPPMVFGNKDKKIKGGTDALVLRYLTPHGKWNIHSMYQDNKHMLTLFRGGPTVWISDEDAAKHDINDNDWLEVYNRNGVVTARAVISHRMPKGTMFMYHAQDKHIQTPGSEITDTRGGSHNAPTRIHLKPTQLVGGYAQISYHFNYYGPIGNQRDLYVAVRKMKEVNWLED, from the coding sequence ATGGGAAAATTCGGATTAAATTTCTTTAAACCAACAGAAAAGTTTAATGGTAATTGGTCTGTTCTTGAATCTAAAAGTAGAGAATGGGAAAAAATGTATAGAGAGCGTTGGAGTCATGATAAGGAAGTAAGAACAACGCACGGTGTTAACTGTACTGGTTCATGTTCATGGAAAGTTTTTGTTAAAAATGGTGTGATTACATGGGAAAACCAACAAGTTGACTATCCAAGTTGTGGACCAGATATGCCCGAATATGAACCTAGGGGATGTCCTCGTGGTGCATCATTCTCTTGGTACGAATATAGTCCACTACGTGTTAAATATCCATACATTAGAGGTAAACTTTTAGATTTATGGAATGAAGCATTAGAGGAACAAAATGGTGATCGTATAGCTGCATGGGCTTCTATTGTTGAAAATGAAGATAAAGCCAAACAATATAAACAAGCACGTGGTATGGGTGGCCATGTACGTTCTACTTGGAAAGATGTCACAGAAATTATTGCAGCACAATTACTTTACACAATTAAAAAAGATGGTCCAGATAGAATTGCTGGTTTCACACCAATTCCTGCTATGTCGATGATTAGTTATGCAGCTGGTGCAAGATTTATCAATTTACTTGGTGGAGAAATGTTAAGTTTCTACGACTGGTATGCCGATTTACCACCAGCTTCACCACAAATTTGGGGTGAACAAACAGACGTGCCAGAATCAAGTGACTGGTATAACTCATCATACATTATTATGTGGGGGTCTAACGTTCCTTTAACACGTACACCTGATGCTCACTTTATGACTGAAGTACGTTATAAAGGTGCGAAAGTTATTTCTGTAGCACCAGACTATGCTGAAAATGTTAAGTTTGCAGATAATTGGTTAGCGCCAAACCCAGGTTCAGATGCAGCAATTGCACAAGGGATGACACATGTTATCTTGCAAGAACACTATGTCAATAAACCTAATGAACGTTTTATCAATTATGCTAAACAATATACTGATATGCCATTCGTTATTATGCTTGATGAAGATGAAAATGGTTATAAAGCAGGACGTTTCTTACGAGCAAGTGACTTAGGACAAGAAACTGAACAGAGCGAATGGAAACCAGTTATTTACGATACGATTAGTGAGTCATTAGTAGTTCCAAACGGTACTATGGGTCAACGTTGGGAAGAAGGTAAAAAATGGAATCTTAAATTAGAAACTGAAGACGGTTCTAAAATCAACCCAACATTATCAATGGCTGATGGTGAATATGATTTACAAACAATTCAATTCCCATATTTTGACAGCTTTGGAGATGGTATTTTCGAACGTCCAATTCCAACTAGAACATTAACATTAGCTGATGGCAAGGAAGTTCAAGTGACTACTATTTTCGATTTAATGGCAAGTCAGTATGGTGTACGTAGATTCAATCATGAATTGGAAGCTAAAGGCTATGATGATGCAGAATCTAAATATACACCAGGTTGGCAAGAAACTATTTCTGGTGTCAAAGCTAGCTTAGTTACTCAAGTAGGTAAAGAATTTGCTCAAAATGCGATTGATACAGAAGGTCGTTCAATGATTATCATGGGTGCAGGAATCAATCACTGGTTCAACTCAGATACGATTTATCGAGCAATTTTAAACTTAGTTATGTTATGTGGTTGCCAAGGTGTTAACGGCGGAGGCTGGGCACACTATGTAGGACAAGAAAAATGCCGTCCAATTGAAGGATGGAATACAATTTCATTTGCTAAAGATTGGCAAGGTCCACCACGTTTACAAAATGGTACAAGTTGGTTCTACTTCGCAACAGATCAATGGAAATATGAAGAATCAAACGTAGACAAATTAAAATCACCATTAGCTAATGAACTTAAACATCAACATCCTGCTGATTATAATGTCTTAGCAGCACGTCTTGGTTGGTTACCTTCTTATCCGCAGTTTAATAAAAATAGTTTATTATTTGCTGAAGAAGCAAAAGATGAAGGTATTGAATCAAATGAAGATATTTTAAAACGTGCAATTGAAGAAGTTAAAACAAAACAAACACAATTTTCTATAGAAGATCCAGATTTAAGAAAAAATCATCCTAAATCATTATTTATTTGGCGCTCAAACTTGATTTCAAGTTCAGCTAAAGGTCAAGAGTACTTTATGAAACATTTATTAGGTACAAAATCAGGATTATTAGCAAGCCCAAATGAAGACGATAAACCAGAAGAAATCCAATGGCGTGAAGAAACAACAGGTAAATTAGATTTAATGGTATCACTTGATTTTAGAATGACAGCAACACCGTTATATTCAGATATCGTATTACCAGCAGCAACTTGGTATGAAAAACATGACTTATCATCAACTGATATGCATCCATTTGTTCACCCATTCAATCCAGCAATTGACCCATTATGGGAATCACGCTCTGACTGGGACATCTTTAAAACATTGGCTAAATCAGTATCAGAAATGGCTAAAGATTATTTGCCTGGCACATTCAAAGATGTTGTCACTACGCCATTAAGTCATGATTCTAAACAAGAAATTTCAACACCATATGGTATCGTCAAAGATTGGTCTAAAGGTGAGGTTGAAGCAGTACCAGGACGTACAATGCCAAACTTTGCAATCGTTGAGCGAGACTTTACTAAAATTTACGACAAATACGTAACGTTAGGACCTAAATTAGAAACAGATAAATTAGGCGCACATGGTGTTAGCTTTGGTGTTAGCGAACAATACGAAGAACTGAAAAGTATGTTAGGTACATGGGGAGATACTAATGAAGATTCAGTGAGAACAGATCACCCACGTATTGATACAGCTCGTAATGTTGCAGACGCTATGTTAAATCTATCATCTGCGACAAACGGTAAATTATCTCAAAAATCATACGGAGATTTAGAAGAACAAACTGGTATGGAATTAAAAGATATTTCAAGTGAACGTGCAGCAGAAAAAATTACGTTCTTAAATATCACATCACAACCAAGAGAAGTTATTCCAACAGCTGTATTCCCAGGTTCTAATAAACAAGGACGTCGTTATTCTCCGTTTACAACAAACGTTGAACGCTTAGTACCATTTAGAACATTAACAGGTCGTCAAAGTTATTATGTTGACCATGAAGTATTCCAACAATTCGGTGAAAGCTTACCAGTTTATAAACCAACATTACCGCCAATGGTATTTGGTAACAAAGACAAAAAAATTAAAGGTGGAACTGATGCCTTAGTATTACGTTACTTAACACCACACGGTAAGTGGAATATCCACTCTATGTATCAAGACAATAAACATATGTTGACATTATTTAGAGGTGGTCCAACAGTTTGGATTTCAGATGAAGATGCAGCTAAACATGATATTAATGATAATGATTGGTTAGAAGTATATAACCGTAATGGTGTCGTAACTGCTAGAGCTGTTATTTCACACCGTATGCCTAAAGGGACAATGTTTATGTATCATGCTCAAGATAAACATATACAAACACCAGGTTCAGAAATTACTGATACTCGTGGTGGTTCACATAATGCACCAACGAGAATTCACTTAAAACCAACACAACTTGTTGGGGGATATGCACAAATTAGTTATCACTTTAACTACTATGGTCCAATTGGTAACCAAAGAGACTTATACGTAGCAGTTAGAAAAATGAAGGAGGTCAATTGGCTTGAAGATTAA
- the cobA gene encoding uroporphyrinogen-III C-methyltransferase, translating into MSVTDYGKVYLIGAGPGNPNYLTKKAERLIQRADIILVDRLVNPLILQYAKPNVEVIDVGKKPYAKHIQQQSINEQIIEAARHHQLVVRLKGGDPAIFGRVQEEIDALNEYGIQFEIVPGVTSASAAVATMNTGLTMRTIAKSVTFSTGHFKDSEENEVDISNLINGGTLAIYMGIKRLSKIIDQIKRYTDINYPIAIVFNASCFNEFVVTGYLSNIIQRLEQHQVEAKPGICIIGDVGEYVDYSRQTWPEHRPFYVISGDQQEALEICEYLYDKGFGCMINPNQTKHIDYHPSQRKFYQNFINDQQDVIYISTSHFKQSMEQCM; encoded by the coding sequence ATGTCTGTAACAGACTACGGTAAAGTATATTTGATAGGTGCTGGGCCTGGAAATCCTAATTATTTAACAAAAAAAGCGGAACGTTTAATACAACGAGCTGATATTATCTTAGTTGATCGTTTAGTAAATCCTCTTATCTTACAATATGCTAAGCCTAATGTAGAAGTTATAGATGTAGGAAAGAAACCTTACGCTAAACATATACAACAACAAAGTATTAATGAACAAATTATTGAAGCGGCACGACATCATCAGCTAGTTGTTAGGTTAAAAGGTGGCGACCCAGCCATCTTTGGTCGTGTACAAGAAGAAATTGATGCATTGAATGAATATGGCATTCAATTTGAAATTGTGCCTGGAGTAACATCGGCAAGTGCAGCAGTTGCTACGATGAATACTGGGTTAACGATGCGAACTATTGCTAAGAGTGTGACATTTTCAACAGGTCATTTTAAAGATTCTGAAGAAAATGAAGTTGATATTAGTAATTTGATTAATGGTGGTACACTAGCAATTTATATGGGAATTAAACGACTAAGTAAAATTATCGACCAAATTAAGCGCTATACCGATATAAATTACCCAATTGCAATCGTATTTAATGCATCATGCTTTAATGAATTTGTAGTAACAGGTTACTTAAGTAATATTATCCAACGTTTAGAACAACATCAGGTAGAGGCAAAGCCAGGAATTTGTATTATTGGTGATGTTGGAGAATATGTGGATTATTCTAGACAAACTTGGCCTGAACATCGACCATTTTATGTGATCAGTGGTGACCAGCAAGAAGCACTAGAAATTTGTGAATATTTATATGATAAAGGATTTGGCTGTATGATCAATCCTAATCAAACTAAACATATTGATTATCACCCATCACAACGTAAATTTTATCAAAATTTTATTAATGACCAACAAGATGTGATTTATATCTCAACATCACATTTTAAACAATCAATGGAACAGTGTATGTAG
- the nirD gene encoding nitrite reductase small subunit NirD, translating to MATKEKVKVTTLDELTPLIGKKVFVGDKQIGLFLTESGKIHAIHNVCPHKQGPLSEGTVSGEYVFCPLHDQKIDLNTGIVQEPDEGCVDVYEVEVIDGDVYVCL from the coding sequence ATGGCTACAAAAGAAAAAGTGAAAGTAACTACATTGGATGAATTAACACCATTAATTGGTAAAAAGGTCTTTGTTGGAGATAAACAAATTGGTTTATTTTTAACTGAAAGTGGTAAAATTCACGCTATTCATAATGTGTGTCCGCATAAACAAGGTCCATTATCAGAAGGCACAGTAAGTGGTGAATACGTCTTTTGTCCACTTCATGATCAAAAAATTGATTTGAACACGGGTATTGTTCAAGAACCAGACGAAGGTTGCGTTGACGTTTATGAAGTTGAAGTTATAGACGGAGACGTATATGTATGTCTGTAA
- the nirB gene encoding nitrite reductase large subunit NirB translates to MAKQKLVMIGNGMAGIRTIEEILGRANDMYDITVIGKEPYPNYNRIMLSNILQNKMTVEETIMNPYEWYEENNITLITDDPVVNVDKEAQTVTTSKGVEVDYDKLIFATGSKAFVIPVPGSDLPSVIGWRTIDDTEQMMEIAKTKKKAIVIGGGLLGLECARGLLDQGMEVTVLHLAEWLMEMQLDRKAGAMLKADLEKQGMKFEMQANTTEILGEDDVEGVRLADGREIETDLVVMAVGIRPYTEVAKDAGIEVNRGIVVNDVMQTSDDNIYAVGECAEHDGKVYGLVAPLYEQGKVLADYLTEQQTDGYKGSTTFTSLKVSGCDLYSAGQIIESPDVKGIEIFNSIDNNYKKVFLKDGNVVGAVLYGDTDDGSRFYSMMKKGESIEDYTLVSLLTKGGEETGTSIADMADDETICGCNGVDKGTIVKAITENGLTTVEEVTAQTKAGNSCGKCKPQIAQILQYTLGDDFVAAKPAGICSCTDLSRDQIVTQIRAKGLKTSKEVRHVLDFKNKGGCPKCRPAINYYLNMVYPFDHKDEKESRFANERYHANIQNDGTFSVIPQMRGGVTDADQLIRLGEVAKKYDVPLVKVTGSQRVGLYGLKKEELPQVWEDLGMRSASAYGKKTRSVKSCVGKEFCRFGTQYTTALGIRLEKTFEYIDTPHKFKMGVSGCPRSCVESGVKDFGIISVENGFQIYIGGNGGTEVEKGEFLTTVETEDEVVKLCGALMQYYRETGIYAERTAPWLRRLGFENVKEVLLDKDRQEELFERVMEAKKAVEEEPWKAITNDAEARKIFEVEKV, encoded by the coding sequence ATGGCAAAGCAAAAATTAGTAATGATTGGTAACGGCATGGCGGGTATTAGAACAATTGAAGAAATTCTAGGTCGTGCTAATGATATGTATGATATTACTGTTATTGGTAAAGAACCATATCCAAACTACAACAGAATAATGTTATCCAATATTTTACAAAATAAAATGACTGTTGAAGAAACAATCATGAATCCTTACGAATGGTACGAAGAAAATAATATTACATTAATTACTGACGATCCAGTTGTAAATGTAGATAAAGAAGCACAAACAGTAACAACTTCAAAAGGTGTCGAAGTCGATTATGATAAATTGATTTTCGCTACAGGATCTAAAGCTTTTGTTATTCCTGTGCCAGGATCTGACTTGCCAAGTGTCATTGGCTGGAGAACAATTGATGATACTGAACAAATGATGGAAATTGCCAAAACGAAGAAAAAAGCTATCGTTATTGGTGGCGGGCTTTTAGGTCTAGAATGTGCACGTGGTTTATTAGACCAAGGTATGGAAGTAACTGTGTTACATTTAGCTGAATGGTTAATGGAAATGCAATTAGATCGTAAAGCAGGAGCAATGCTAAAAGCAGATTTAGAAAAGCAAGGTATGAAATTTGAAATGCAAGCAAACACAACTGAAATCTTAGGGGAAGATGATGTTGAAGGCGTTAGACTAGCGGATGGCAGAGAAATAGAAACAGATTTAGTAGTGATGGCTGTAGGTATTAGACCATATACAGAAGTAGCGAAAGATGCTGGTATAGAAGTAAATCGAGGCATCGTTGTTAATGATGTCATGCAAACAAGTGACGACAATATCTATGCTGTTGGTGAATGCGCTGAACATGATGGTAAAGTTTATGGATTGGTTGCACCATTATATGAACAAGGAAAAGTGCTTGCAGATTACTTAACTGAACAACAAACAGATGGATACAAAGGTTCAACAACATTTACATCTTTAAAAGTATCCGGTTGTGATTTATATAGTGCTGGACAAATTATCGAAAGCCCAGATGTTAAAGGCATTGAAATCTTTAATAGTATTGATAATAACTACAAAAAAGTATTCTTAAAAGATGGTAATGTTGTTGGTGCAGTATTATACGGAGATACAGATGATGGCTCTCGTTTCTATAGTATGATGAAAAAAGGTGAATCTATTGAGGATTACACGCTTGTGTCATTATTAACAAAAGGTGGAGAAGAAACAGGTACATCTATTGCTGATATGGCTGATGATGAAACGATTTGTGGTTGTAATGGTGTAGATAAAGGAACTATCGTTAAAGCAATTACTGAAAATGGTTTGACTACAGTTGAAGAAGTTACAGCTCAAACAAAAGCCGGTAATTCTTGTGGTAAATGTAAACCTCAAATTGCGCAAATTTTACAATATACATTAGGTGACGATTTTGTAGCAGCTAAACCAGCAGGTATCTGTAGCTGTACGGATTTATCTAGAGATCAAATTGTTACACAAATACGAGCAAAAGGACTTAAAACATCTAAAGAAGTGCGTCATGTCCTAGACTTTAAAAATAAAGGCGGCTGTCCAAAATGTCGTCCAGCAATAAACTATTACTTAAATATGGTTTATCCATTCGACCATAAAGATGAGAAAGAATCAAGATTCGCTAATGAACGTTACCATGCAAATATCCAAAATGATGGTACATTCTCTGTTATCCCGCAAATGCGTGGAGGTGTAACAGATGCCGATCAATTAATTCGCTTAGGAGAGGTAGCTAAAAAATACGATGTACCATTAGTTAAAGTTACTGGTTCTCAACGTGTTGGTTTATATGGTCTTAAAAAAGAAGAATTACCACAAGTTTGGGAAGATTTAGGTATGCGTTCAGCATCTGCGTATGGTAAGAAAACACGTTCAGTAAAAAGTTGTGTAGGTAAAGAGTTCTGTCGTTTTGGTACACAATATACAACAGCACTTGGTATTAGACTAGAAAAAACATTCGAATATATTGATACACCTCATAAATTTAAAATGGGTGTTTCAGGATGTCCTAGAAGTTGTGTAGAATCAGGTGTTAAAGACTTTGGTATTATTTCAGTAGAAAACGGCTTCCAAATATACATTGGTGGTAACGGTGGTACTGAAGTTGAAAAAGGTGAATTCTTAACTACAGTAGAAACTGAAGATGAAGTAGTTAAATTATGTGGTGCACTAATGCAATATTACAGAGAAACTGGTATTTACGCTGAAAGAACAGCACCATGGTTAAGACGTCTTGGTTTCGAAAATGTTAAAGAAGTACTATTAGATAAAGACAGACAAGAAGAATTATTTGAACGCGTCATGGAAGCTAAAAAAGCAGTTGAAGAAGAACCTTGGAAAGCTATTACTAATGATGCAGAAGCAAGAAAAATCTTTGAAGTGGAGAAGGTGTAA
- a CDS encoding sirohydrochlorin chelatase, with the protein MIGNIIVAHGMRKGQQNKALESFVDDMLKNESYHYEMAFLESDSQNLEQVMTKMIDEGIDQFRIIPLLIFSAMHYISDIPNILNSMTQQFPHISSRVSQPLGTHQLMTLLVEQRINDAIDDDYLDVAVVVVAHGNGSGQFTKAHDELQDFVKTLTINKPTYARTLYGALSFKNDLDDIADQYDKLIVVPLFLYDGRLVNKVKQQMTEMNVNSDIYFTPSINFDPILNNIINDQLELMTV; encoded by the coding sequence GTGATTGGAAATATAATCGTTGCGCATGGTATGAGAAAAGGACAACAGAATAAAGCGTTAGAATCTTTTGTTGATGACATGCTTAAAAATGAATCATATCACTATGAAATGGCTTTTTTGGAAAGTGATAGTCAAAATTTGGAACAGGTCATGACGAAGATGATTGATGAAGGAATTGACCAATTTAGAATTATTCCATTACTTATTTTCAGTGCGATGCATTACATTAGTGATATTCCGAATATTCTTAATAGTATGACGCAACAGTTTCCACATATTTCATCACGAGTAAGTCAACCACTCGGCACACATCAACTGATGACATTATTAGTAGAACAGCGAATTAACGACGCTATTGATGATGACTATTTAGATGTGGCTGTAGTAGTAGTGGCACATGGTAACGGTAGTGGGCAGTTTACTAAGGCACATGACGAATTACAAGACTTTGTTAAAACTTTAACTATTAACAAACCAACTTACGCTCGAACATTATATGGAGCGTTAAGTTTCAAGAATGATTTAGACGACATAGCTGATCAATACGACAAGTTAATCGTCGTACCATTATTTTTATATGATGGCCGATTAGTTAACAAGGTAAAGCAACAAATGACAGAGATGAATGTGAATAGTGACATCTATTTCACACCGTCTATTAACTTTGATCCGATTTTAAATAATATTATTAATGATCAACTTGAGTTAATGACTGTTTAA
- a CDS encoding GNAT family N-acetyltransferase — MTQTNIRIATVEDAPVLHQLMHDAFTPLRELGIDWPSVNADIQAVEDNIINNTTFVLEVDNDIVSTITVRYPWGSVRTISGYPFVWWFATNPQYDGQGYGSQLLKYVEEAFLRDTLKAAAVTLGTSARLHPWLLSIYEKRGYEIYAEHENDDGDLGVIMRKILIPERFEAEILGQPPF; from the coding sequence ATGACACAAACTAACATTCGAATTGCCACAGTTGAAGATGCACCAGTACTGCATCAATTAATGCATGATGCGTTTACACCACTAAGAGAATTAGGTATTGACTGGCCTTCCGTTAATGCTGATATTCAAGCAGTTGAAGATAATATTATTAATAATACAACATTTGTCTTAGAAGTTGATAATGACATTGTATCTACTATTACCGTAAGATATCCATGGGGAAGCGTAAGAACTATTTCAGGTTATCCCTTTGTATGGTGGTTTGCGACCAATCCTCAATATGATGGACAAGGATATGGTAGTCAATTACTAAAATATGTAGAAGAAGCATTTTTACGAGATACATTAAAAGCTGCTGCAGTCACACTAGGAACGTCAGCCCGCTTACACCCTTGGTTATTAAGTATCTATGAAAAAAGAGGTTATGAAATTTATGCTGAACATGAAAATGACGATGGTGATTTAGGTGTGATTATGCGTAAAATTTTAATACCAGAACGCTTTGAAGCTGAAATTTTAGGACAACCACCATTTTAA
- a CDS encoding formate/nitrite transporter family protein yields the protein MLKNNKTVEDTYSTRPTVEAIASSVQMKQVMADKTPGRYLLKAMMAGFLLSIVTVFMLAIKTQFAATHLDGLVNLMGAIAFSLGLILVVLTNSELLTSNFMFFTVGWYYKVVTMKKMLWIFTFCFLGNIIGGLFLFFLMKFSHVMTPEMTQSLTALVHKKTVESTWLNIFTKGIFCNFFINVGIFIAMQFKDGLSKAFYIGCGVVVFVFMGYEHVVFNAGLYAGMLFFNLDALNWMGVLKNLVFAFLGNYVGGGLFIGLVFAYLNGKRNSLEQH from the coding sequence ATGTTAAAAAATAATAAGACTGTTGAAGATACATATTCAACTAGGCCAACAGTTGAAGCGATTGCTAGTTCAGTTCAAATGAAACAAGTGATGGCTGATAAAACACCTGGCCGTTATTTACTTAAAGCTATGATGGCTGGCTTTTTATTATCAATTGTTACTGTATTTATGTTAGCAATTAAAACGCAATTTGCTGCGACTCATCTTGATGGTTTAGTCAATTTAATGGGAGCGATTGCTTTTAGTTTGGGATTAATCTTAGTCGTATTAACGAACTCTGAATTATTAACAAGTAACTTCATGTTCTTTACAGTTGGTTGGTATTATAAAGTTGTAACAATGAAGAAAATGTTATGGATTTTTACATTTTGTTTCTTAGGAAATATCATTGGGGGCTTATTCTTATTCTTCTTAATGAAGTTTTCACACGTTATGACACCAGAAATGACACAATCATTAACTGCATTAGTACATAAGAAAACTGTAGAATCTACGTGGTTAAATATTTTCACTAAAGGTATTTTCTGTAACTTCTTTATTAATGTAGGTATCTTTATTGCAATGCAATTTAAAGATGGATTATCAAAAGCATTTTATATTGGTTGTGGTGTTGTAGTCTTCGTATTTATGGGCTACGAACACGTTGTTTTCAATGCTGGTTTATATGCTGGAATGCTGTTCTTTAACCTTGATGCATTAAACTGGATGGGCGTATTGAAAAACTTAGTCTTCGCTTTCTTAGGTAACTATGTAGGTGGCGGATTATTTATTGGTCTAGTCTTCGCATATTTAAATGGTAAGCGTAATAGTCTTGAACAACACTAA
- a CDS encoding SRPBCC family protein gives MTLNIDNNKVIFSRTFKAPIDKVFDAYTTKSQFEQWFHPDGATTEVYEFDIVKGGRAFYAIKAPGMTSYTVAEYNKVQRPYLLEYIDSFATAQGDKDTKMPSMKVILEFDKIDNHTTTVTSTSVFPTKEAAQQVVDMGVEKGMTQTLNQLEQLLK, from the coding sequence ATGACACTTAACATAGATAATAATAAAGTCATTTTTAGTAGAACATTTAAAGCACCAATTGACAAAGTGTTTGATGCATACACAACAAAATCACAATTTGAACAATGGTTTCATCCAGATGGTGCCACAACTGAAGTGTATGAATTTGATATAGTTAAAGGTGGACGTGCTTTTTATGCAATTAAAGCCCCTGGTATGACAAGTTATACTGTAGCTGAATACAACAAAGTTCAACGACCATACTTACTTGAATATATTGATTCTTTTGCCACTGCCCAAGGTGACAAAGATACTAAAATGCCTAGTATGAAAGTAATATTGGAGTTTGACAAAATTGATAACCATACGACAACTGTAACATCAACGTCAGTATTTCCAACTAAGGAAGCGGCACAACAAGTGGTAGATATGGGTGTTGAAAAAGGAATGACTCAAACACTTAATCAGTTAGAACAGTTACTTAAGTAA